A region from the Clavibacter sp. A6099 genome encodes:
- a CDS encoding YrhK family protein — translation MTPHEDPDDSRSLTFTIGHEELVIRRKYEVASIVNDIMVAAWFVVGSVLFFSESTTTAGTWLFLVGSVQLMIRPLIRLRRRVHLTRLGSRAPGDTGRDF, via the coding sequence ATGACGCCGCACGAGGATCCCGACGACAGCCGCTCCCTCACGTTCACGATCGGGCACGAGGAGCTCGTCATCCGCCGCAAGTACGAGGTCGCGAGCATCGTCAACGACATCATGGTGGCCGCGTGGTTCGTGGTCGGCAGCGTCCTCTTCTTCTCCGAGTCGACCACCACGGCGGGGACGTGGCTGTTCCTGGTCGGCAGCGTCCAGCTGATGATCCGTCCGCTCATCCGGCTGCGCCGCCGCGTGCACCTGACCCGGCTGGGATCCCGTGCGCCCGGTGACACGGGACGCGACTTCTGA
- a CDS encoding adenosine deaminase: protein MISTLPPTAELHLHVEGTLEPELVFELAERNGVELPYQGIEDLRSRYAFTDLQSFLDLYYACTAVLRTRRDFHDLAAAYLERAAADGIRHVEMSFDPQAHTMRGVPVDDVLDGLLDALRDARVRHGISGGLILSFLRDRPVDEAMATLESVAGRAHEILAVGLDSAEVGYPPSLFVDVFGRARELGLHAVAHAGEEGPPAYIHEALDLLRVERVDHGVRCLEDPALVDRLVAERIPLTVCPLSNVRLGVNESLDEHALPELLARGVLATVNSDDPAYFGGYLGENLRQLRQAHAFDDDALALLARNSFEASFLPDDRRAELLAAVDAWRASAL, encoded by the coding sequence ATGATCTCCACCCTCCCGCCCACCGCCGAGCTGCACCTGCACGTCGAGGGGACCCTCGAGCCCGAGCTGGTGTTCGAGCTCGCCGAGCGCAACGGCGTCGAGCTGCCGTACCAGGGCATCGAGGACCTCCGCTCGCGCTACGCGTTCACCGACCTGCAGTCGTTCCTCGACCTCTACTACGCGTGCACGGCCGTCCTCCGCACGCGCCGCGACTTCCACGACCTCGCCGCCGCGTACCTCGAGCGGGCGGCGGCCGACGGGATCCGGCACGTCGAGATGTCGTTCGACCCGCAGGCGCACACGATGCGCGGCGTGCCCGTCGACGACGTCCTCGACGGCCTGCTCGACGCCCTCCGCGACGCGCGCGTGCGCCACGGCATCTCGGGCGGCCTGATCCTCAGCTTCCTCCGCGACCGGCCGGTGGACGAGGCGATGGCGACCCTCGAGTCGGTCGCCGGCCGCGCGCACGAGATCCTCGCCGTCGGGCTCGACTCGGCCGAGGTCGGCTACCCGCCGTCCCTGTTCGTCGACGTCTTCGGGCGGGCCCGCGAGCTGGGCCTGCACGCGGTCGCGCACGCCGGCGAGGAGGGCCCGCCGGCCTACATCCACGAGGCGCTCGACCTGCTGCGCGTGGAGCGGGTGGACCACGGGGTGCGCTGCCTCGAGGATCCCGCGCTCGTCGACCGCCTCGTCGCCGAGCGGATCCCGCTGACCGTCTGCCCGCTCTCCAACGTGCGCCTCGGGGTCAACGAGTCGCTCGACGAGCACGCGCTGCCCGAGCTCCTCGCGCGCGGCGTGCTCGCGACCGTCAACAGCGACGATCCCGCGTACTTCGGCGGCTACCTGGGCGAGAACCTCCGGCAGCTGCGCCAGGCTCATGCGTTCGACGACGACGCGCTGGCGCTCCTCGCGCGCAACTCCTTCGAGGCGTCCTTCCTCCCCGACGACCGCCGCGCCGAGCTGCTGGCCGCGGTGGACGCCTGGCGCGCGTCCGCGCTGTGA
- a CDS encoding CPBP family intramembrane glutamic endopeptidase: MPSDATVIHRDEPATPSRDRVSPAAVPRDASSLGPRAIVLIHAALLIVTVVVFGTVLLGLLLIPGARAAFVPVMAAALLVHPASMLLTLHVGLRRAGSGWRAIGLRRPTVRMLHLLWQVPTILVLLLLVQGLALLLTGDPTTEGRAVDTLVGDTAPVVVVVVLIGVVLLAPLWEEVVFRGLVHGGLRRRLGPVMASLLGAAIFAACHGVPVLLPYMLMLGLSLAYLREFHRTLWAPLCMHVVVNGLATGVALAAVQA; this comes from the coding sequence ATGCCCTCCGACGCGACCGTGATCCACCGGGACGAGCCCGCCACCCCGAGCCGCGACCGGGTCTCGCCCGCGGCCGTCCCCCGGGACGCGTCATCGCTCGGCCCGCGTGCGATCGTCCTGATCCACGCGGCGCTGCTGATCGTCACCGTCGTCGTGTTCGGCACGGTGCTCCTCGGGCTCCTGCTCATCCCCGGCGCCCGCGCGGCATTCGTCCCGGTGATGGCGGCGGCGCTGCTCGTGCACCCGGCGTCGATGCTCCTGACGCTGCACGTCGGTCTCCGCCGGGCGGGGAGCGGATGGCGCGCGATCGGGCTGAGGCGGCCCACCGTCCGGATGCTGCACCTGCTCTGGCAGGTCCCGACGATCCTGGTCCTGCTCCTCCTGGTCCAGGGGCTCGCCCTGCTCCTGACCGGGGATCCCACGACCGAGGGGCGGGCGGTCGACACGCTCGTCGGGGACACAGCACCCGTCGTCGTCGTCGTCGTCCTCATCGGCGTCGTGCTCCTCGCCCCGCTCTGGGAGGAGGTCGTCTTCCGCGGCCTCGTCCACGGCGGGCTCCGCCGACGCCTCGGCCCGGTGATGGCGTCCCTGCTCGGCGCCGCGATCTTCGCGGCGTGCCACGGGGTGCCCGTGCTGCTGCCGTACATGCTGATGCTGGGCCTGTCGCTCGCATACCTGCGCGAGTTCCACCGCACCCTGTGGGCGCCGCTGTGCATGCACGTCGTCGTGAACGGACTGGCGACGGGAGTCGCGCTGGCCGCCGTCCAGGCGTGA
- a CDS encoding ATP-binding protein gives MRALHPITPAQLPDVLLRVALARPVHLWGAPGIGKSTMVEAFARDLGMDCVTLMATQLAPEDVAGVPQLITREDGVTFSRFAPPEMLVRTEPFVLFLDELNGARPEVQKSLYSLVLTGRVGDHRLPAGSVVIAAGNRATDQAAIKPMPAPLVNRFVHVHLRSSVDDWLAWAVDAQIHPAVVEYITQRPDHLHVEPPKTEEAFSTPRSWHALADALTSWGADPDVDVVAMLAAGCVSASHAASFAAWCKMRERAYDLDAIIRGDLRWPSEVADRDLLHFHALSLRARLAKELPADIRHASPAGRQFAVRSKDLLIELADISLEIGQIVVAPDDTGAPVLPAWFLVELVRDVPRLAEKRSA, from the coding sequence GTGCGCGCCCTCCACCCCATCACCCCGGCCCAGCTGCCGGACGTCCTGCTCCGTGTCGCGCTCGCGCGACCCGTCCACCTCTGGGGGGCGCCGGGCATCGGGAAGTCGACCATGGTCGAGGCGTTCGCGCGGGACCTCGGCATGGACTGCGTCACGCTCATGGCGACGCAGCTCGCGCCCGAGGACGTCGCGGGCGTGCCCCAGCTGATCACGCGCGAGGACGGCGTGACCTTCTCCCGGTTCGCCCCTCCCGAGATGCTCGTGCGCACGGAGCCCTTCGTGCTCTTCCTCGACGAGCTGAACGGCGCGCGGCCCGAGGTGCAGAAGTCGCTGTACTCGCTGGTCCTCACCGGCCGCGTCGGGGATCACCGGCTCCCCGCCGGCAGCGTCGTGATCGCGGCGGGCAACCGGGCGACCGACCAGGCGGCGATCAAGCCCATGCCGGCACCCCTCGTCAACCGATTCGTGCACGTGCACCTGCGCTCGTCGGTGGACGACTGGCTGGCCTGGGCCGTCGACGCGCAGATCCACCCGGCGGTGGTGGAGTACATCACCCAGCGGCCCGACCACCTCCACGTCGAGCCGCCGAAGACCGAGGAGGCGTTCTCGACGCCCCGGTCGTGGCACGCGCTCGCCGACGCGCTGACATCCTGGGGCGCGGATCCCGACGTGGACGTCGTCGCGATGCTCGCCGCGGGCTGCGTCTCGGCCTCCCACGCCGCCTCGTTCGCCGCCTGGTGCAAGATGCGCGAGCGGGCGTACGACCTCGACGCCATCATCCGCGGCGACCTGCGTTGGCCGTCCGAGGTTGCCGACCGCGACCTCCTGCACTTCCACGCCCTCTCCCTGCGCGCCCGGCTCGCGAAGGAGCTGCCCGCCGACATCCGGCACGCGTCGCCGGCCGGACGGCAGTTCGCGGTCCGCTCCAAGGACCTCCTGATCGAGCTGGCCGACATCTCGCTGGAGATCGGGCAGATCGTGGTGGCCCCCGACGACACGGGCGCGCCGGTCCTGCCGGCGTGGTTCCTGGTGGAGCTCGTGCGGGACGTGCCCCGTCTGGCGGAGAAGCGCTCGGCGTGA
- a CDS encoding MFS transporter: protein MSRRPALPPAASFGVAAGVLALSLGASGAPAMLYPAFSALWGTGPVVTTALFAVYPVALVVVMLAGGGLSDRFGRRRLMLAGVAVVAVGTVLFSLADGPAWAFAGRIMQGAGVGLAMSAASAALVEFDRSGNPTRASAVNAAATSLGATAAILVGGWLVRNTADPTHLAFWILLAAVLALLVALLFLPEPARTVAARPTAAVGRRALLAVPREGRRPFLVGTAAVTVAFVTGAVFLALGAQIIRDVVGTADAFHAAATLATWPLVVVPTTLLARRIPTTAAVRIGGLVAAVGLALLIAAGVADSLAVFLASAVLSGVGYGFLMYGGLGLVTAAADDGRRASTFSTMYLVAYLAQGSAAVLVGALATATSLDTAVLVAVPVIAVLCLVTSATARGSAPRP, encoded by the coding sequence GTGTCGCGACGCCCCGCCCTCCCGCCCGCGGCCTCGTTCGGGGTGGCGGCCGGCGTCCTCGCCCTCTCGCTCGGGGCGAGCGGGGCTCCCGCGATGCTGTACCCGGCGTTCTCGGCGCTCTGGGGCACGGGGCCGGTGGTCACCACCGCGCTGTTCGCGGTCTACCCGGTGGCGCTCGTGGTGGTCATGCTGGCGGGCGGCGGGCTGTCCGACCGCTTCGGCCGGCGGCGGCTGATGCTCGCCGGCGTCGCGGTGGTCGCGGTGGGGACGGTCCTGTTCTCGCTCGCCGACGGGCCCGCGTGGGCCTTCGCCGGCCGGATCATGCAGGGCGCGGGAGTGGGGCTCGCCATGAGCGCCGCGAGCGCCGCGCTGGTGGAGTTCGACCGGTCCGGGAACCCGACGCGGGCGAGCGCCGTGAACGCGGCCGCGACCTCGCTCGGGGCGACCGCCGCGATCCTCGTGGGCGGCTGGCTCGTGCGGAACACGGCGGATCCGACGCACCTGGCGTTCTGGATCCTCCTCGCCGCCGTGCTCGCGCTCCTCGTCGCGCTGCTGTTCCTGCCCGAGCCGGCGCGGACCGTGGCCGCGCGGCCGACCGCGGCGGTCGGTCGCCGCGCGCTGCTCGCCGTGCCGCGGGAGGGACGGCGGCCGTTCCTCGTGGGCACGGCCGCGGTGACCGTGGCGTTCGTCACCGGCGCGGTCTTCCTCGCCCTGGGCGCGCAGATCATCCGCGACGTCGTCGGCACCGCGGACGCCTTCCACGCGGCGGCGACGCTCGCGACCTGGCCGCTGGTCGTGGTGCCGACCACGCTCCTCGCGCGCCGGATCCCGACGACCGCGGCCGTGCGGATCGGAGGCCTGGTCGCCGCCGTGGGCCTCGCGCTGCTGATCGCGGCCGGCGTCGCGGACTCGCTCGCCGTGTTCCTCGCATCCGCGGTGCTCTCCGGCGTCGGCTACGGCTTCCTCATGTACGGCGGGCTCGGGCTCGTCACCGCCGCGGCGGACGACGGGCGCCGCGCGAGCACGTTCTCGACCATGTACCTCGTCGCCTACCTCGCGCAGGGCAGCGCGGCCGTCCTCGTCGGCGCCCTCGCGACGGCGACGAGCCTCGACACGGCCGTCCTCGTGGCGGTGCCGGTCATCGCGGTCCTCTGCCTCGTCACGAGCGCGACCGCCCGCGGGTCCGCCCCGCGCCCCTGA
- a CDS encoding bleomycin resistance protein produces the protein MDPDAEPDLVPELLVTDLAASLAFWRDLCGFAVQYDRPAEGFAYIARGGAHLMLEQTGIIRNWVTGPLERPFGRGINFQIAVEDADVVAEALAAAGVALFLEPETTWYRIGDEEAGVRQFLVQDPDGYLVRFQSSIGQRPAEDPAAG, from the coding sequence ATGGATCCCGACGCCGAGCCCGACCTCGTCCCCGAGCTGCTGGTCACCGACCTCGCCGCGAGCCTCGCGTTCTGGCGCGACCTCTGCGGCTTCGCCGTCCAGTACGACAGGCCCGCCGAGGGCTTCGCGTACATCGCCCGGGGCGGGGCGCACCTCATGCTCGAGCAGACCGGCATCATCCGGAACTGGGTGACGGGCCCGCTGGAGCGGCCGTTCGGGCGGGGGATCAACTTCCAGATCGCCGTCGAGGACGCCGACGTCGTGGCGGAGGCGCTCGCCGCGGCGGGCGTCGCGCTCTTCCTCGAGCCGGAGACCACCTGGTACCGGATCGGCGACGAGGAGGCCGGGGTCCGGCAGTTCCTCGTGCAGGATCCCGACGGGTACCTCGTGCGGTTCCAGTCGTCGATCGGGCAGCGGCCGGCGGAGGATCCCGCGGCCGGCTGA
- a CDS encoding alpha/beta hydrolase, giving the protein MDHTTTVHLSDPTRSFVEHYPDLVYAQYQDGHLLPGGRKLRFDLLKPVSASPTPLVVFIKGGGFRDVHRVRYLPALVRLAERGVAVASVDYRTSNEARFPAPLDDVREAIRHLRAHASELNLDPAAVALWGNSAGATIATIVGAAESERICAVASWYGMHDPLISAGLRAAGSPLRAALGAPDEDGARWFRPGDHITPASPPAFLLHGTDDRVVPVEQSLSLASTLAEQGVEHELVLVEGGRHDFAEMSTRTDALERTADFLHGHLLRAAAGSSAVSPPGV; this is encoded by the coding sequence GTGGACCACACCACCACCGTGCACCTCTCCGACCCGACGCGCTCCTTCGTCGAGCACTACCCGGACCTCGTCTACGCGCAGTACCAGGACGGGCATCTCCTCCCCGGCGGACGGAAGCTGCGCTTCGACCTCCTGAAGCCGGTGTCCGCATCCCCCACACCGCTGGTGGTGTTCATCAAGGGCGGCGGATTCCGCGACGTCCACCGCGTCCGCTACCTCCCCGCCCTGGTGCGGCTCGCGGAGCGCGGCGTCGCGGTCGCCAGCGTCGACTACCGGACGAGCAACGAGGCGCGCTTCCCCGCGCCGCTCGACGACGTCCGCGAGGCCATCCGCCATCTCCGCGCGCACGCGTCGGAGCTGAACCTCGATCCCGCGGCCGTCGCGCTGTGGGGGAACTCGGCCGGCGCGACGATCGCCACCATCGTCGGAGCGGCGGAGTCCGAGCGGATCTGCGCCGTGGCCAGCTGGTACGGCATGCACGATCCGCTGATCTCCGCCGGTCTCCGCGCGGCGGGCTCGCCGCTCCGGGCCGCGCTAGGCGCACCCGACGAGGACGGCGCGCGGTGGTTCCGGCCGGGCGACCACATCACCCCCGCCTCGCCGCCGGCGTTCCTCCTGCACGGCACGGACGACCGGGTCGTCCCCGTCGAGCAGAGCCTCTCCCTGGCCTCGACCCTGGCGGAGCAGGGCGTGGAGCACGAGCTCGTGCTGGTGGAGGGGGGCCGCCACGACTTCGCCGAGATGAGCACGCGCACCGACGCCCTCGAGCGCACCGCCGACTTCCTGCACGGGCACCTCCTGCGGGCGGCGGCCGGCTCGTCGGCGGTCAGCCCACCCGGGGTGTGA
- a CDS encoding GrpB family protein: MDDRDRRRPDVTEVEIVGGRTPLTVGLQAHDPAWSDAYREHRERITAALGDDALAVEHIGSTSVPGLAAKPIVDIVVVVADITAEEDHVERLVAAGYDLRVREPGHRLVKTPERDVHVHVYEHGDPAVEAYLLFRDRLRSDESDRELYERTKRELMTRRWESMDAYADAKSEVIQGILARARVAAR, encoded by the coding sequence ATGGACGACCGCGACCGCCGCCGACCCGATGTGACCGAGGTGGAGATCGTGGGCGGGCGGACGCCGCTCACGGTCGGGTTGCAGGCGCACGACCCCGCCTGGTCGGACGCCTACCGCGAGCACCGGGAGAGGATCACCGCGGCGCTGGGCGACGACGCGCTCGCCGTCGAGCACATCGGCTCCACGTCCGTCCCGGGCCTCGCCGCCAAGCCCATCGTCGACATCGTGGTCGTGGTGGCCGACATCACGGCCGAGGAGGACCACGTCGAGCGGCTCGTCGCCGCGGGATACGACCTGCGCGTCCGCGAGCCGGGGCATCGCCTTGTGAAGACGCCCGAACGGGACGTCCACGTGCACGTCTACGAGCACGGTGATCCCGCCGTCGAGGCGTACCTGCTGTTCCGCGACCGGCTGCGCTCCGACGAGTCCGACCGCGAGCTCTACGAGCGCACGAAGCGGGAGCTCATGACCCGGCGGTGGGAGTCGATGGACGCCTACGCGGACGCGAAGTCCGAGGTGATCCAGGGGATCCTGGCCCGCGCGCGCGTGGCGGCTCGCTAG
- a CDS encoding TrmH family RNA methyltransferase: protein MAEPDGSEPTPTVEPAPTHEHSTHGVGPWPGGPDAWPDEPHLDPELLERGDTRNVIDRYRYWRMDAIVADLDQHRHPFHVAIENWQHDMNIGSIVRSANAFAADTVHIVGRRRWNKRGAMVTDRYQHVVHHATIADLVEWARGEGLPIIAIDNVDGSVLLETTRLPERCVLVFGQEGPGLSDEAVAAADMTVAISQFGSTRSINASAAAAVVMHAWVTQHVSFG, encoded by the coding sequence ATGGCCGAGCCCGACGGGTCGGAGCCGACGCCGACCGTCGAGCCCGCGCCCACCCACGAGCACAGCACCCACGGCGTCGGACCCTGGCCCGGCGGCCCGGACGCGTGGCCCGACGAGCCGCACCTGGATCCCGAGCTGCTGGAGCGCGGCGACACCCGCAACGTGATCGACCGCTACCGGTACTGGCGCATGGACGCGATCGTCGCCGACCTCGACCAGCACCGGCACCCGTTCCACGTGGCCATCGAGAACTGGCAGCACGACATGAACATCGGGTCGATCGTGCGGAGCGCCAACGCGTTCGCGGCCGACACCGTGCACATCGTCGGTCGCCGCCGCTGGAACAAGCGCGGCGCCATGGTCACCGACCGGTACCAGCACGTCGTGCACCACGCGACCATCGCCGACCTCGTGGAGTGGGCGCGCGGCGAGGGCCTGCCCATCATCGCGATCGACAACGTCGACGGATCCGTGCTGCTCGAGACCACCCGCCTCCCCGAGCGCTGCGTGCTCGTCTTCGGCCAGGAGGGCCCGGGCCTCAGCGACGAGGCGGTGGCTGCGGCCGACATGACCGTCGCGATCTCGCAGTTCGGATCCACCCGCTCCATCAACGCGTCGGCGGCGGCCGCGGTCGTGATGCACGCGTGGGTCACGCAGCACGTGTCGTTCGGCTGA
- the epsC gene encoding serine O-acetyltransferase EpsC: MGIVARVIEDLRTARAHDPAARGYLEMVLGYPGLHAVWLHRVSHALWRRRLRLAARLLAQAGRALTGVEIHPGARIGRRLFIDHGMGVVIGATAEVGDDVLMYHGVTLGGKSLVHGKRHPTVGDGVTIGAGAKLLGPITVGAGSVIGANAVVVKDAPAGSVLTGIPAVETGKRAGRAPDAHVDPAFFVDPGIYI, from the coding sequence GTGGGGATCGTCGCCCGCGTCATCGAGGACCTCCGGACAGCACGCGCCCACGATCCGGCCGCGCGCGGGTACCTGGAGATGGTGCTCGGCTACCCGGGCCTGCACGCCGTGTGGCTGCACCGGGTGTCGCACGCGCTGTGGCGGCGGCGTCTGCGCTTGGCAGCGCGGCTGCTCGCGCAGGCCGGGCGGGCGCTGACCGGGGTGGAGATCCACCCGGGCGCGCGCATCGGCCGGCGGCTGTTCATCGACCACGGCATGGGCGTCGTCATCGGCGCGACGGCCGAGGTCGGCGACGACGTGCTCATGTACCACGGCGTCACGCTGGGCGGGAAGAGCCTCGTGCACGGCAAGCGGCACCCGACCGTCGGCGACGGCGTGACCATCGGGGCCGGCGCGAAGCTGCTCGGGCCCATCACGGTCGGCGCGGGAAGCGTCATCGGCGCGAACGCCGTCGTCGTGAAGGACGCGCCCGCGGGATCCGTGCTCACGGGCATCCCCGCGGTCGAGACCGGGAAGCGGGCCGGGCGCGCGCCGGACGCGCACGTGGATCCGGCGTTCTTCGTCGATCCCGGGATTTACATCTGA
- a CDS encoding histidine phosphatase family protein, whose protein sequence is MAGVLDTRIPGPGLTDLGRAQAARLPETLRGEAIGALHVSTMVRTHETAAPLARALGLAPVERAGIREIAAGGLEMRGDRAAVVEYLETMIRWVAGEDELRLAGGETGREFAARFDAVVAEAEDSGHGTVALVSHGAAIRCWAGMRARGLDAAFVADHALENTGVVVLEGSGRDWTLESWEGEPASGVGDDAPSGPTGEPTA, encoded by the coding sequence GTGGCGGGAGTCCTCGACACCCGCATCCCCGGCCCCGGGCTCACGGACCTCGGGCGCGCGCAGGCGGCGCGACTGCCGGAGACGCTGCGCGGCGAGGCGATCGGCGCCCTCCACGTCTCGACCATGGTCCGCACCCACGAGACGGCCGCGCCGCTCGCCCGGGCTCTCGGCCTCGCTCCCGTCGAGCGCGCAGGCATCCGCGAGATCGCCGCGGGTGGGCTGGAGATGCGCGGCGACCGGGCGGCGGTCGTGGAGTACCTGGAGACGATGATCCGGTGGGTCGCCGGCGAGGACGAGCTGCGCCTGGCGGGCGGGGAGACGGGGCGCGAGTTCGCGGCGCGGTTCGACGCCGTTGTCGCGGAGGCGGAGGACTCGGGCCACGGAACGGTCGCGCTCGTCAGCCACGGCGCCGCCATCCGCTGCTGGGCGGGGATGCGGGCCCGCGGACTCGACGCGGCCTTCGTCGCCGACCACGCCCTGGAGAACACCGGCGTCGTGGTGCTCGAGGGATCCGGCCGCGACTGGACCCTCGAGTCCTGGGAGGGCGAGCCCGCGAGCGGCGTGGGCGACGACGCCCCGTCCGGCCCGACGGGCGAGCCGACGGCCTAG
- a CDS encoding vWA domain-containing protein: MTPRRNATGPKDPGLAAVMLGWSSVRLHPMFSHVAEELDVIRRDGIRPDDGWAQVDSETCDIVVDPVRRASPEEWAWVFAHLVLHLGFGHLEPRPPSSSRVEATAADVEVDRFLASLRFGRSPFALPVIWPVGSPERLVAEWRLTGVPAGFETCGTAGAASCVTQGRRSYSGPPDWRQLFAYGLTDAVSAAMDVAGGARLSLSDRSAPLPVWERARRWFLSAYPLLGATMSALTLVADAELARGWDIPIAAVDPVAGELYVNPLAVLTEREWRFVLAHESLHAALAHHTRTGGRDPYLFNIATDFVINGWLLEMGVGEMPAGLLHDPLFAGQSSEEVYDRIATDARRYRKLSTLRGRAQPDVLDSGGRMPSAGASVDLDEVLRRSLGTGLDLHLGEGRGRLPSALVSEIRALAQPPLRWDVELARWFEEMFPALDPVRTYARPSRRQAATPDIPRPGWLTPEVPTVLRTFGVVLDTSGSMDARLLGKALGAIASYARAHDVPAARVVFCDAAAYDAGYLDVDDIAGRVRVRGRGGTVLQPGIHALEHAADFPEDGPILIITDGAIDVLRIRRSHAFLIPVGATLPFRPKGPVFRFS, encoded by the coding sequence GTGACGCCCCGGAGGAACGCGACCGGACCGAAGGACCCGGGGCTCGCGGCGGTCATGCTCGGCTGGAGCAGCGTGCGCCTGCACCCGATGTTCTCCCACGTCGCGGAGGAGCTGGACGTGATCCGGCGCGACGGGATCCGCCCCGACGACGGGTGGGCGCAGGTGGACTCCGAGACGTGCGACATCGTCGTCGACCCCGTCCGTCGGGCCAGCCCGGAGGAGTGGGCCTGGGTCTTCGCGCACCTGGTGCTGCACCTCGGATTCGGACACCTCGAGCCGCGCCCGCCGTCCTCGTCCCGGGTGGAGGCCACGGCGGCCGACGTCGAGGTGGACCGCTTCCTCGCGTCCCTCAGGTTCGGCCGGAGCCCGTTCGCGCTGCCCGTGATCTGGCCCGTCGGATCGCCCGAGCGCCTCGTCGCCGAGTGGCGGCTCACGGGCGTCCCGGCCGGGTTCGAGACGTGCGGCACCGCGGGTGCGGCCTCGTGCGTGACGCAGGGCCGGCGTTCGTACAGCGGTCCTCCGGACTGGCGCCAGCTCTTCGCCTACGGCCTCACCGACGCGGTGTCGGCCGCCATGGACGTGGCCGGCGGTGCGCGGCTCTCGCTCAGCGACCGATCCGCGCCCCTGCCGGTGTGGGAGCGCGCCCGGCGCTGGTTCCTGTCGGCCTATCCGCTGCTCGGCGCGACCATGTCCGCGCTGACGCTGGTCGCCGACGCGGAGCTCGCCCGCGGCTGGGACATCCCCATCGCGGCGGTCGACCCGGTGGCAGGGGAGCTGTACGTGAACCCGCTCGCGGTGCTCACCGAGCGGGAGTGGCGGTTCGTCCTCGCGCACGAGTCCCTGCACGCCGCGCTCGCCCACCACACGCGCACCGGCGGTCGGGATCCCTACCTCTTCAACATCGCGACGGACTTCGTCATCAACGGCTGGCTGCTCGAGATGGGCGTGGGGGAGATGCCCGCGGGCCTCCTCCACGACCCGCTCTTCGCCGGGCAGTCGAGCGAGGAGGTGTACGACCGGATCGCGACCGACGCGCGCCGGTACCGAAAGCTCTCCACCCTGCGCGGCCGCGCGCAGCCCGACGTCCTCGACTCCGGCGGGCGGATGCCGAGCGCCGGTGCATCCGTCGACCTCGACGAGGTCCTCCGGCGGTCGCTCGGGACGGGGCTCGACCTCCACCTGGGCGAGGGTCGCGGCCGCCTGCCGTCCGCGCTGGTGTCGGAGATCCGCGCGCTGGCGCAGCCGCCGCTCCGCTGGGACGTCGAGCTCGCGCGGTGGTTCGAGGAGATGTTCCCCGCGCTGGATCCGGTGCGCACGTACGCCCGTCCCTCCCGCAGGCAGGCCGCGACGCCCGACATCCCGCGGCCCGGCTGGCTCACGCCCGAGGTGCCGACCGTCCTGCGGACCTTCGGCGTCGTGCTCGACACCTCGGGATCCATGGACGCCCGCCTGCTCGGGAAGGCGCTCGGCGCCATCGCGTCGTACGCGCGCGCCCACGACGTGCCCGCCGCCCGGGTCGTGTTCTGCGACGCCGCGGCCTACGACGCCGGCTACCTCGACGTCGACGACATCGCCGGCCGCGTGCGCGTGCGGGGTCGCGGCGGCACGGTGCTGCAGCCGGGCATCCACGCGCTCGAGCACGCCGCGGACTTCCCCGAGGACGGCCCGATCCTGATCATCACGGACGGCGCGATCGACGTGCTGCGGATCCGCCGCAGCCACGCGTTCCTGATCCCCGTGGGCGCGACCCTGCCCTTCCGCCCGAAGGGGCCCGTGTTCCGCTTCTCCTGA